One Sodalinema gerasimenkoae IPPAS B-353 DNA segment encodes these proteins:
- a CDS encoding response regulator transcription factor, with product MPSCQKREALGLLERYQPHLLITDAIMPEMDGYELVRQVRQQPSFRLLPVIFLTARNETQDRIRGYQAGIDLHMPKPFELEELAAVVRNFLDRYTMMSHASTVAPPAPAPERSDVTIDLTDREQEVLELLSQGLSNNQIGDRLYLSSRTIEKYVSNLLRKTETNNRSELVRFAIEHHLLQD from the coding sequence ATGCCATCATGCCAGAAACGGGAGGCGCTGGGCCTGCTTGAGCGTTACCAACCCCATCTGTTGATTACCGATGCCATCATGCCAGAAATGGATGGCTATGAATTAGTACGGCAGGTTCGCCAACAACCCAGCTTCCGGTTGCTTCCGGTCATTTTCCTCACAGCCCGTAACGAGACTCAGGATCGCATTCGCGGCTACCAGGCGGGGATTGATCTCCATATGCCCAAACCCTTTGAATTAGAGGAATTGGCGGCTGTGGTGCGCAATTTTCTCGATCGGTACACCATGATGAGTCACGCCTCCACCGTCGCCCCCCCAGCCCCCGCCCCGGAGCGCTCGGATGTTACCATTGACTTAACTGATCGCGAACAAGAAGTCCTCGAACTCCTCAGTCAGGGCCTCTCCAATAATCAGATTGGCGATCGCCTCTATCTCAGTTCCCGCACGATTGAGAAGTACGTCAGCAATCTCCTACGCAAAACGGAGACGAATAACCGTTCGGAGTTAGTCCGGTTTGCGATCGAACATCACTTGTTACAAGACTAA
- the dprA gene encoding DNA-processing protein DprA: MNRDRPYWVAWTQIKRIGSVLMGRLNEQFGSLEAAWSESEAGLLTVEGIGPQLAADILRQRSHLNPEQLYAKHLQANPQFWTLCDREYPRLLREIHAPPPLLYYRGVPDPEEMEGNARTIAIVGTRHPSPYGLKWTRRLSRRLSQDGFTIVSGLAAGIDTEAHRTCLTLAGRTVAVLGTGVDVVYPRRNQSLYEEIVEKGLVVSEYPAGTPPDRLQFPQRNRIIAGLSRATLVTEAPQKSGALITAYLANDFCRDVYAVPGSLDNPNSRGCLGLISRGAQLVMDEDHLIQTLQEMPSFTVPTPRLRPEPSSQKQESVNPSPSPAAPPPVNVPAHLAQVFAAVAPEATAFDIIVEKSATEASAVSSALLQLELMGLISALPGLRYQRT; encoded by the coding sequence ATGAACCGCGATCGCCCCTATTGGGTGGCTTGGACTCAAATTAAGCGCATTGGGTCGGTGTTGATGGGTCGCTTAAATGAGCAATTTGGGTCTCTAGAAGCCGCCTGGAGTGAGTCAGAGGCGGGACTGCTGACCGTCGAGGGAATCGGCCCCCAGCTGGCCGCCGATATCCTCCGACAGCGATCGCATCTGAACCCAGAACAACTCTACGCCAAGCATCTCCAAGCCAATCCCCAATTCTGGACCCTGTGCGATCGAGAATACCCGCGACTCTTACGAGAAATTCACGCCCCGCCGCCGCTGCTGTACTATCGGGGCGTCCCAGACCCCGAGGAAATGGAGGGAAACGCCCGCACCATCGCCATTGTCGGAACTCGTCACCCCAGTCCCTACGGTCTCAAATGGACACGCCGCCTCAGTCGCCGCCTCAGCCAAGACGGGTTTACCATTGTCTCCGGTCTCGCAGCGGGCATTGACACTGAGGCCCACCGCACCTGTTTAACCCTGGCCGGGCGAACCGTGGCCGTCCTGGGAACGGGAGTGGATGTGGTCTATCCCCGTCGCAATCAAAGTCTCTATGAAGAGATTGTCGAGAAGGGGTTAGTGGTGAGTGAATATCCCGCCGGAACCCCACCCGATCGCCTCCAGTTTCCTCAACGCAACCGCATCATCGCCGGCTTAAGTCGCGCCACCCTCGTCACCGAAGCCCCACAAAAATCGGGGGCCCTAATCACCGCCTATCTCGCTAACGACTTTTGCCGCGATGTCTACGCCGTTCCCGGTTCCCTCGACAACCCCAACTCCCGAGGCTGTCTCGGTCTCATCTCCCGAGGGGCCCAACTGGTCATGGACGAAGACCACCTGATTCAGACCCTGCAAGAAATGCCCAGCTTCACCGTCCCCACCCCTCGCCTCCGGCCAGAACCCTCATCGCAAAAGCAGGAATCGGTCAACCCATCTCCCAGTCCAGCCGCCCCCCCACCCGTCAACGTACCGGCCCATCTGGCCCAAGTCTTCGCCGCCGTCGCCCCTGAAGCCACCGCCTTCGATATCATCGTCGAAAAATCCGCCACCGAAGCGTCCGCTGTCTCCAGCGCCCTCTTACAGTTAGAATTGATGGGGCTAATCTCCGCCCTCCCCGGCCTACGCTATCAACGAACCTAA
- a CDS encoding glucose-6-phosphate isomerase encodes MDAATLWERYRDWLYYHEELEVYVDISRMSFEQDLVDRLMPRFKTAFQDMAKLEQGAIANPDEDRMVGHYWLRDPDLAPSSEIRQEVIETLAQIEAFVSQVHSGQLHPPQGDRFTDILSVGIGGSALGPQFVADALAPLDAPLDIHFIDNSDPAGIDRTLAQLGDRLPSTLVFIISKSGGTPETRNGMIEVKAAFDKAGLDFTKQAVAITGVDSKLDHQAQTEGWLARLPMADWVGGRTSEMSAVGLPAAALQGIDIRALLAGAKAMDAVTRVPDLKTNPAALLALAWYAAGKGRGEKDMVILPYKDSLLLFSRYLQQLVMESLGKEKDLDGNTVHQGIAVYGNKGSTDQHAYVQQLRDGVPNFFATFIEVLRDRQGDSTEIEPGVTSGDYLCGFLQGTRQALFDNQRDSITITVPEVSPYYVGVLIALYERAVGLYASLVNVNAYHQPGVEAGKKAAATVLSLQQEAMAVLKGANKPMSLEELAAAVGAPEQVETLYKILRHLHANGRGITLVGNLGRPSSLQVSAF; translated from the coding sequence ATGGATGCTGCCACGCTTTGGGAACGCTATCGGGACTGGCTCTATTATCACGAGGAGCTAGAGGTCTATGTCGATATTAGCCGTATGTCCTTTGAGCAGGACTTGGTCGACCGCCTCATGCCCCGCTTCAAGACGGCTTTTCAAGACATGGCAAAGCTGGAACAGGGGGCGATCGCCAATCCAGATGAGGATCGGATGGTGGGCCATTATTGGCTACGAGACCCGGATCTCGCCCCCAGCTCAGAGATTCGTCAGGAAGTGATTGAGACGCTGGCCCAAATTGAAGCCTTTGTGAGTCAGGTGCATTCGGGGCAACTCCATCCTCCCCAGGGCGATCGCTTCACGGATATTCTTTCGGTGGGCATTGGCGGTTCAGCCCTCGGGCCGCAGTTTGTGGCCGACGCGCTGGCCCCCCTCGATGCCCCGTTAGATATCCACTTTATTGATAATAGTGATCCGGCGGGAATCGATCGCACCCTGGCCCAATTGGGCGATCGCCTCCCAAGCACCCTCGTCTTCATTATTTCTAAGTCGGGAGGAACCCCAGAAACCCGCAATGGCATGATTGAGGTGAAGGCGGCCTTTGACAAAGCCGGACTCGACTTCACGAAACAGGCCGTCGCCATTACCGGCGTTGACAGCAAACTCGATCACCAAGCCCAAACCGAAGGCTGGCTCGCGCGCCTACCCATGGCAGACTGGGTGGGAGGACGCACCTCGGAAATGTCCGCCGTAGGACTCCCCGCCGCCGCCCTACAAGGGATTGATATTCGCGCCCTGTTAGCTGGGGCGAAAGCGATGGATGCCGTGACCCGAGTCCCGGATCTCAAAACCAACCCCGCCGCCCTCCTGGCCCTGGCTTGGTATGCTGCTGGCAAGGGACGGGGGGAAAAAGATATGGTCATCCTCCCCTACAAGGATTCACTGCTGTTGTTTAGCCGTTACCTACAACAGTTGGTGATGGAATCCTTGGGGAAAGAGAAGGACCTCGATGGCAATACCGTCCATCAAGGGATTGCCGTCTATGGCAACAAAGGTTCAACGGACCAACATGCCTATGTGCAACAGTTGCGTGATGGGGTTCCCAACTTCTTTGCCACTTTTATCGAGGTGCTGCGCGATCGCCAGGGAGACTCTACGGAAATTGAACCGGGTGTCACCTCCGGGGATTATCTCTGCGGCTTCCTGCAAGGGACTCGCCAAGCCCTCTTTGACAATCAACGGGACTCCATCACCATCACAGTTCCCGAGGTGAGTCCCTATTATGTCGGGGTACTCATTGCCCTCTACGAGCGAGCGGTGGGTCTCTATGCGTCCTTAGTCAATGTCAACGCCTATCACCAGCCGGGGGTAGAAGCGGGCAAAAAAGCTGCCGCCACGGTCTTGTCCTTGCAACAAGAGGCCATGGCCGTCCTCAAAGGGGCCAACAAACCCATGTCCCTAGAGGAGTTAGCCGCCGCCGTTGGTGCGCCTGAGCAAGTGGAAACCCTCTATAAGATCCTACGTCATCTCCATGCCAACGGCCGGGGCATTACCCTGGTGGGGAACTTAGGTCGGCCCTCAAGTCTTCAGGTGTCCGCCTTTTAA
- the surE gene encoding 5'/3'-nucleotidase SurE — protein MKLLIGNDDGILAQGVQSLANALAEAGHDVTVVCPDRERSATGHSLTMHQPIRAEPVDDRFHPSIAAWACSGTPSDCIKLALSALMDSPPDFVLAGINHGSNVGTDIIYSGTVSAALEGYIEGIPSVAFSLASFTCRNFQPGVEFALKLMAQLGDRRTEGPILLNVNIPPVTGDRIMGVTLARQGVRRYTDVFQKRVDPRGKTYYWLAGEILEELDDEPEKAEIPVDGIAVSQNYITITPLQSKLICQPMLDQMQGWEWLKQI, from the coding sequence ATGAAACTCCTAATTGGTAACGACGACGGTATTCTCGCTCAGGGGGTACAATCCTTGGCCAATGCCCTAGCCGAGGCGGGCCATGACGTAACCGTTGTTTGCCCCGATCGAGAGCGTTCCGCCACCGGCCATAGTTTGACGATGCACCAACCGATTCGGGCCGAACCTGTTGACGATCGCTTTCACCCTAGTATCGCCGCCTGGGCCTGTTCAGGAACCCCCTCCGATTGCATTAAATTGGCCCTCAGTGCCTTAATGGACAGTCCCCCCGATTTTGTCTTGGCCGGGATTAACCATGGGTCCAACGTCGGCACTGATATTATTTATTCCGGAACCGTCTCTGCGGCCCTAGAGGGATATATTGAGGGGATTCCCAGTGTGGCCTTCAGTTTAGCCAGTTTTACCTGCCGCAATTTCCAGCCTGGGGTGGAGTTTGCCTTAAAGTTAATGGCCCAGTTGGGCGATCGCCGGACTGAGGGCCCGATTCTCCTGAATGTGAACATTCCTCCCGTCACGGGCGATCGCATCATGGGAGTCACCCTGGCCCGTCAAGGTGTCCGTCGTTACACCGATGTGTTTCAGAAACGAGTCGATCCGCGCGGCAAAACTTACTACTGGTTAGCCGGAGAAATCTTAGAAGAGTTGGATGATGAACCGGAGAAGGCCGAGATTCCCGTTGACGGCATCGCCGTGAGTCAAAACTATATTACAATCACCCCTCTACAATCGAAGCTGATTTGTCAGCCGATGTTGGATCAGATGCAAGGATGGGAGTGGCTGAAGCAGATTTAG
- a CDS encoding BCD family MFS transporter: protein MDTRDRPTTEPEFIPQPLPRLSLLTMFRLGLFQMGLGMMSLLTLGIVNRIAIDELRIPALIATGAIAMERLVSPARVFFGQLSDSKPLFGRHRSGYVWIGAVLFTSLSFITVQVLWQLGLSLQTSGMTAPTYGWAALFAGCFMLYGLSISASSTPFAAMLVDISDEDHRSKLIGVVWSMLMVGIIAGAIIGSTLLGEPDNGNEALTNVQQVDILALSRTVNPVFIIVPAIVLTLCFLATVGIEEKYSRYSQRSMVANSEERVTLGTAIRVLTASRQTGFFFTFLLLLTISLFMHEVVIEPYGGQVFGMSIAETTQLNVFFGIGTLVGISGTGFLLVPRLGKERTTQYGCIGASVCALLFIIAGVGQRVELLQAAFLFYGLFAGTLTAGATSLMLDLTVAETAGTFIGAWGLAQAMARGISTIVSGGVLNLGTWLFESPLLAYGSVFLLQSLGLLLALILLKRVNIKEFQASTQTAVSRVMEGELE, encoded by the coding sequence ATGGATACCCGCGATCGCCCCACGACTGAACCCGAATTTATCCCCCAACCCCTGCCTCGTCTTAGTCTCCTCACCATGTTTCGTCTGGGCCTATTCCAGATGGGACTGGGGATGATGTCCCTACTGACTCTCGGCATTGTCAACCGCATCGCCATTGACGAACTGAGAATCCCGGCTCTCATCGCCACCGGGGCCATTGCCATGGAACGGCTGGTTTCCCCGGCTCGTGTCTTCTTCGGGCAACTCTCGGATTCTAAACCCCTCTTTGGACGACATCGCAGCGGCTATGTCTGGATTGGCGCGGTACTCTTCACCAGCCTCTCCTTCATCACCGTACAAGTCCTTTGGCAACTGGGCCTGAGCCTGCAAACCAGTGGCATGACGGCCCCTACCTACGGCTGGGCCGCCCTGTTTGCGGGCTGTTTTATGCTCTATGGCCTCTCCATTAGTGCCAGTTCCACCCCCTTCGCCGCCATGTTAGTGGATATCTCCGATGAAGACCATCGTTCTAAACTCATTGGTGTGGTGTGGTCGATGTTAATGGTGGGGATTATTGCTGGGGCAATTATTGGCTCAACCCTCCTGGGCGAGCCTGACAATGGCAATGAAGCCCTCACCAACGTGCAACAGGTGGATATCCTGGCCCTCAGTCGTACTGTTAACCCTGTATTTATTATTGTTCCGGCGATCGTTCTGACGCTCTGTTTCTTGGCTACCGTCGGTATCGAAGAGAAATACTCCCGCTATAGCCAGCGTTCCATGGTGGCCAACTCCGAGGAGCGCGTCACCCTGGGAACCGCCATTCGCGTTCTCACCGCCAGTCGTCAAACGGGGTTCTTCTTCACCTTCCTACTTCTGCTCACTATTAGCCTGTTTATGCACGAGGTGGTGATTGAACCCTATGGCGGCCAAGTCTTTGGTATGAGTATCGCTGAAACCACTCAATTGAATGTCTTTTTTGGCATTGGAACCTTGGTGGGCATTTCCGGTACAGGTTTTCTCCTGGTTCCCCGTCTGGGGAAGGAACGCACCACTCAATATGGCTGTATCGGGGCCTCGGTCTGTGCCTTACTATTCATCATTGCTGGGGTGGGCCAGCGGGTGGAATTACTGCAAGCCGCGTTCCTCTTTTATGGACTCTTCGCCGGAACCCTAACCGCTGGGGCCACCAGTCTCATGCTGGATTTAACGGTTGCTGAGACCGCTGGAACCTTTATCGGTGCCTGGGGACTGGCCCAAGCCATGGCCCGGGGCATTTCTACCATTGTCAGTGGGGGGGTCTTGAACCTGGGAACTTGGCTGTTTGAGTCTCCTCTATTGGCCTATGGCTCAGTCTTTTTGCTGCAATCCCTGGGCTTACTCCTGGCTTTGATTCTTCTGAAACGGGTCAATATCAAAGAGTTCCAAGCCAGCACCCAGACTGCGGTCAGTCGTGTGATGGAAGGGGAGTTAGAGTGA
- a CDS encoding cation:proton antiporter, with amino-acid sequence MGVAEADLVLLTIYSETLAQTSETVSETVEEALTANSTQVTGLVGASIILLLVATAVALITRRFRIPYVVGLVLGGLLITKQALPADIGLNPDVILNLFLPILIFEAAINTDISRLRSTIKPILLLAGPGVVLAAAITTAFLRFGLDVAWITASAIGVILTITDTVSVIGAFKTVKVPGRLITIVEGESLFNDGIALVLLTMISTIHRQGSFTIWQGFEQLFIALVGGTLLGLGLGYLCVGLLKQLNDALSNTLLTVAVSLGTFQIGQLLGVSSAIAVVIAGLVIGNSGFNKTSASIKVTLLNFWEYAGFGVNTFIFLLVGIEIEPEILWVTLPSAMLAIVGYQLGRICSIYPLLYLVRFFDRPLPLKWQHVLIFGNVKGSLSMALALSLPFTLPGRENIITLIFSTVLVSLIGQGLSLPWLVKQLNLTRPSPAKERIETLQLTLIASKAAQKELNNLFESGSLPKSLYEELFANYQARIATAERELRDLYNQRMIHEDQPLEPGGYLDGLRRRLYLAEKGAINDAVRKGLLSNELANSYVDTLNQKLMSLQDD; translated from the coding sequence ATGGGAGTGGCTGAAGCAGATTTAGTGTTATTAACCATTTATTCTGAAACTCTTGCTCAAACCTCTGAGACGGTTTCTGAAACGGTAGAAGAGGCCTTAACAGCCAACTCAACTCAGGTGACGGGGTTAGTGGGGGCCTCGATTATCTTACTATTGGTCGCCACGGCAGTGGCCCTGATTACCCGCCGCTTTCGCATTCCCTATGTGGTGGGGTTAGTGTTGGGCGGTTTATTGATTACGAAACAAGCCCTCCCCGCTGATATTGGCTTGAATCCTGATGTCATTCTCAATCTGTTTCTGCCGATTCTCATTTTTGAGGCGGCGATTAATACCGACATCAGCCGACTGCGAAGTACCATTAAACCGATTTTGTTGTTGGCGGGACCGGGGGTGGTTCTAGCGGCGGCCATTACCACGGCATTTTTGCGCTTTGGCCTCGATGTGGCTTGGATTACCGCTTCGGCGATCGGTGTGATTTTGACCATTACTGATACGGTCTCGGTGATTGGTGCCTTTAAAACCGTTAAAGTTCCCGGACGCTTAATCACTATTGTTGAGGGGGAAAGTCTCTTTAATGATGGCATTGCCCTGGTTCTGTTGACGATGATTAGCACCATTCATCGCCAAGGTTCTTTTACAATTTGGCAAGGATTTGAACAGCTATTTATTGCCTTGGTTGGGGGAACTCTCCTAGGACTGGGACTCGGCTATCTCTGTGTCGGACTTCTCAAACAACTCAATGATGCCTTGAGTAATACTCTCTTGACAGTAGCAGTATCCTTGGGAACCTTTCAGATTGGACAACTATTAGGGGTTTCCAGTGCGATCGCCGTCGTCATTGCTGGATTAGTTATTGGCAATTCTGGCTTTAATAAAACCTCGGCATCCATCAAAGTCACACTCCTGAATTTTTGGGAATATGCAGGATTCGGGGTCAACACCTTTATCTTTCTCCTGGTTGGTATTGAGATAGAACCCGAAATTTTATGGGTCACTCTTCCTAGTGCAATGTTAGCAATTGTAGGGTATCAACTTGGCAGAATTTGTTCAATTTACCCCCTACTCTATCTGGTTCGATTTTTTGACAGACCTTTACCGTTAAAATGGCAGCATGTTTTGATTTTTGGCAACGTCAAAGGGTCACTATCGATGGCACTCGCCCTGAGTTTACCGTTTACATTGCCTGGACGAGAAAATATCATCACGCTCATCTTTAGTACCGTTTTAGTCTCGCTGATTGGACAGGGATTGAGTTTGCCCTGGCTTGTCAAACAATTAAACCTAACTCGTCCCTCTCCCGCTAAAGAGAGGATTGAAACCTTGCAGTTAACCCTAATTGCTTCCAAAGCTGCCCAAAAAGAACTCAATAATCTTTTTGAATCTGGCAGTTTACCCAAATCTCTCTACGAAGAACTCTTTGCCAACTACCAAGCCAGAATTGCCACCGCCGAACGAGAACTACGCGACCTCTATAACCAGCGTATGATTCACGAGGATCAACCCCTCGAACCGGGAGGCTATTTAGATGGCTTACGTCGTCGTCTTTATCTCGCCGAAAAGGGTGCTATCAACGATGCTGTCCGTAAAGGACTCCTCTCCAACGAACTCGCCAATTCCTATGTTGATACACTTAATCAAAAACTGATGTCTCTCCAAGACGACTAA
- a CDS encoding HD domain-containing protein → MVLSQRFTEALLWVTELHQQQIRKGSGVPYIAHLLGVTSEALEHGATEDEAIAALLHDAIEDCGGRPIALEIRRRFGDNVAAIVEGCTDSENQPKPPWRERKEAYIAHLRTASPSVRLVSAADKLYNSRSILKDYRCVGETIWQRFAGGRSGSLWYYRAVVDTLKAVDDRPIVAELERVVCELETLTPSVPS, encoded by the coding sequence ATGGTGCTATCACAACGATTTACAGAGGCTCTCCTATGGGTCACAGAACTCCATCAGCAGCAGATTCGCAAGGGGTCGGGGGTTCCCTATATCGCTCATCTGTTGGGAGTCACCAGCGAGGCATTAGAACATGGGGCCACGGAAGATGAGGCGATCGCCGCCCTACTCCATGATGCCATTGAAGACTGCGGTGGCCGACCCATTGCCCTGGAGATTCGTCGCCGCTTCGGGGACAATGTCGCGGCAATTGTCGAAGGCTGCACCGATTCCGAAAATCAGCCTAAACCCCCCTGGCGAGAACGCAAGGAGGCCTATATTGCCCATTTGCGTACCGCCTCCCCCTCCGTACGTCTCGTCTCGGCGGCGGATAAACTCTATAATTCGCGCTCAATTCTCAAAGATTATCGCTGCGTGGGTGAGACGATTTGGCAGCGGTTTGCCGGGGGGCGATCGGGCAGTTTATGGTACTATCGCGCCGTGGTGGATACCCTAAAAGCTGTGGATGACCGTCCTATCGTTGCCGAGTTAGAGCGAGTTGTTTGCGAGTTGGAGACCCTAACTCCCTCAGTCCCGTCTTAA
- a CDS encoding DUF2301 domain-containing membrane protein has protein sequence MLQTLTGLYGLFALALGVSLLTIHIYLAPLHRLLQACWLVGVASSVDLVLASEDPLALTVYQHPNSLWGLGFLFVALTGIYFKEAFCFNRLETKFLTPLVPILLLGHLSGLLPEESKPVMLAMWAILFLVFSLRKLPQAIPDDIGDKSVFEHLRNRNSQPSPSENG, from the coding sequence GTGCTACAGACGCTCACCGGACTCTATGGCCTGTTTGCCCTGGCCCTGGGGGTGAGTTTGTTAACCATTCATATTTATCTAGCCCCCCTGCATCGTCTTCTACAAGCCTGTTGGCTGGTGGGGGTAGCGTCCAGTGTGGATTTGGTCTTAGCCAGTGAAGACCCCCTGGCCCTGACGGTCTATCAGCATCCCAATAGTCTCTGGGGTCTTGGCTTTTTGTTTGTGGCCCTAACGGGGATCTATTTCAAGGAGGCGTTCTGTTTCAATCGCTTGGAAACGAAATTCCTGACTCCCCTGGTGCCGATTCTACTGTTGGGTCATCTTAGCGGGTTGCTTCCTGAAGAAAGTAAGCCGGTGATGTTGGCCATGTGGGCGATCTTATTTCTCGTCTTTAGCCTTCGTAAACTTCCCCAAGCCATTCCCGATGATATTGGCGATAAAAGTGTCTTTGAACATCTGCGCAACCGCAATAGCCAACCCAGTCCTTCGGAAAATGGCTGA
- a CDS encoding DUF2301 domain-containing membrane protein has protein sequence MSDIPIDNPVYFGQFGSYQITAGDRREVRIYRAGLAVAAVSFALGTGLVLTVGPSDWVLQTLTGLYGLFALALGVSLLTIHIYLAPLHRLLQACWLVGVASSVDLVLASDDPLALTVYQHPNSLWGLGFLFVALTGIYFKEAFCFNRLETKFLTPLVPVLLLGHLSGWIPDESKPVMLAMWAILFLVFSLRKLPQAIPDDKSVSPWEQG, from the coding sequence ATGAGTGATATCCCGATTGATAACCCGGTTTACTTTGGTCAGTTTGGCAGTTATCAGATTACAGCAGGCGATCGCCGTGAAGTCCGCATCTACCGCGCCGGTTTAGCCGTCGCCGCTGTCAGTTTTGCCCTGGGAACTGGGTTAGTTCTCACCGTTGGCCCCAGTGATTGGGTTCTACAGACGCTCACCGGACTCTATGGCCTGTTTGCCCTGGCCCTGGGGGTGAGTCTGTTAACCATTCATATCTATCTAGCCCCCCTGCATCGTCTTTTACAAGCCTGTTGGCTGGTGGGGGTGGCCTCCAGTGTGGATTTAGTCTTAGCCAGTGACGATCCCCTGGCCCTGACGGTGTATCAGCATCCCAACAGTCTCTGGGGTCTTGGCTTTTTGTTTGTGGCCTTGACGGGAATCTATTTTAAGGAGGCGTTTTGTTTCAATCGCTTAGAAACAAAATTCCTGACTCCCCTAGTGCCGGTTCTGCTGTTGGGCCATCTCAGCGGCTGGATTCCTGACGAAAGTAAGCCGGTGATGTTGGCGATGTGGGCGATCTTATTTCTGGTCTTTAGCCTCCGTAAACTCCCCCAAGCCATTCCCGATGATAAATCAGTTTCGCCCTGGGAACAGGGTTAG
- a CDS encoding potassium channel family protein: MMYILIGGAGMTGLALANTLLNIGHTIAIVDPDPLACQYAREKIGVMAFEGSAVNTTTLIEAGIRKADAVIGALREDALNLAFVTLSKHYGVAQIIVRMSDRDFAEPYQLAGATHIISTTQLAINRIINAIEYPQVDAMMHFEQGQVEVLKLSLPQDCYIVGHTVAEIAQDERFPEGTLIIGYQAHAHEDLIIPNGSTILESGSNILAVTKPDLVRDVITFLGLCS, translated from the coding sequence ATGATGTATATCTTAATTGGTGGAGCAGGGATGACTGGATTAGCCCTCGCCAATACACTTCTCAATATCGGTCATACCATCGCCATTGTTGACCCCGACCCCTTAGCCTGTCAATATGCCCGCGAAAAAATTGGCGTCATGGCCTTTGAAGGGAGTGCGGTCAATACTACCACCCTCATTGAAGCCGGGATTCGTAAAGCCGATGCGGTGATTGGGGCCTTGCGAGAAGATGCCCTAAACTTAGCATTTGTGACCCTCTCGAAGCATTATGGGGTCGCTCAAATTATTGTGCGGATGAGCGATCGCGATTTTGCGGAACCCTATCAACTCGCCGGGGCAACCCATATTATTAGTACCACGCAACTGGCCATCAATCGCATTATTAATGCCATTGAATATCCTCAAGTGGATGCCATGATGCACTTTGAACAAGGACAAGTCGAGGTGTTGAAACTCTCGTTACCGCAAGATTGTTATATTGTGGGTCATACGGTGGCTGAAATTGCTCAGGATGAGCGGTTTCCTGAAGGGACCTTAATTATTGGTTATCAAGCTCATGCTCATGAAGATTTAATTATCCCCAATGGGAGTACAATCCTTGAAAGTGGTTCTAATATTTTGGCAGTGACAAAGCCAGATTTGGTGCGGGATGTGATTACCTTTCTCGGGTTATGTTCTTAG
- a CDS encoding TrmH family RNA methyltransferase has translation MNLQTQKDLIAYLSQYMTETRAARLEEVLGKRTKQLAVVLEGIHKPHNASAVLRSCDGFGVQDVHIIERDTEFDPNQQVSLGADRWLSLHRYDDYGVNNTAICLDRLKDQGYTLLATTPHDPTVNIDEVPIEGKTAILFGSELRGLSTYALSHADVRVKIPMYGFSESFNISVSAALCLYELTKRLRQGNHPWRLTEAERIALKLEWLRRSIRAYDQLEAEFLASLEIPSSSSLG, from the coding sequence ATGAACCTCCAAACCCAAAAAGACCTCATCGCCTATCTCAGCCAATATATGACCGAAACCCGTGCAGCGCGCCTAGAGGAGGTCTTAGGGAAGCGGACCAAGCAACTGGCGGTGGTGTTAGAGGGGATTCATAAACCTCATAATGCCAGTGCCGTGTTGCGCAGTTGCGATGGCTTTGGGGTGCAGGATGTCCATATTATTGAGCGAGATACGGAGTTCGACCCCAATCAACAGGTGAGTTTGGGGGCTGATCGCTGGTTGAGTTTGCATCGCTATGATGATTATGGGGTGAATAATACCGCCATCTGCTTGGATCGCCTCAAAGACCAAGGCTACACCCTTCTGGCAACCACCCCCCATGACCCCACCGTCAATATTGATGAAGTTCCCATCGAGGGCAAAACAGCGATTCTCTTTGGATCAGAGTTGCGAGGCCTTTCAACCTATGCCCTCAGCCATGCCGATGTACGGGTGAAAATTCCCATGTATGGCTTTAGTGAAAGTTTCAACATCTCCGTTAGTGCGGCATTATGTTTATATGAACTCACCAAACGCTTACGTCAGGGCAATCATCCCTGGCGACTGACCGAGGCCGAACGGATAGCCCTCAAGTTAGAATGGTTACGCCGTAGTATCCGCGCCTATGATCAGCTTGAAGCGGAGTTCCTGGCTTCCCTAGAGATACCCTCATCGTCCTCTCTAGGATGA